A region from the Drosophila mauritiana strain mau12 chromosome 2L, ASM438214v1, whole genome shotgun sequence genome encodes:
- the LOC117148773 gene encoding uncharacterized protein LOC117148773 isoform X2: MEHSNGSSKPSTDQYEPPHPQSSSMTASSEVWSSKRKLYAIDEREESSPMTVGKVETDLAYDADVDELEQPTAEREIIYELFQPWALSTYGDQAKTKTITLRKKARILKALEGKEHSRPDSSKFRFWVKTKGFTTNRPEGFEEAPGSRRCLKSLPSSAILSDNPADVDLFAASTSKGFGRRTYRKVACVEEFFDIIYNVHMELGGRSGMHAGQKRTYRIITETYAFLPREAVTRFLTICPECKKNLRPSSPSGGGKDSDLAGNESSSEVETYLNYSSHTESSLEAGPTAKRRRHSSAEIKASLASGLAVGAGNASSTSATQLDVLWTGVPRSRSPKPPKAAEAAVEATPVSVPKIRIKTQLQRPSSPQDQSPADPSTGAQSQSQVQPQSQSQSQSQSHSQPSGQGFDEQLLKSRDNLLRYYHFMRRFYAGEPVLAPPIYGSSLLQSLSYPTTISTAATATPTTPTTTTSAPGKMLAPPKAATPPPNPPKIKTSPDSLLRARTPPVASTATSAAPKNTAHTPINLTKSIFSSLKTGHAPSTSTPVPLKVELPSPPKPLPELRIPHLRGMPPVELALPLPPLDLERLKPITSTYLQLTRSMGLSDEDALRFDNLFLFSLTCLAYKCNPTNAMLTSEKDNDRNALLSAEQLPPGCQPHDYKELQPNHP, encoded by the exons ATGGAGCACTCAAATGGCAGTAGCAAGCCCAGTACAGACCAGTATGAGCCACCTCACCCACAGTCCTCGTCGATGACTGCCTCGTCGGAGGTTTGGAGCAGCAAAAGGAAGCTCTATGCCATCGATGAGCGCGAGGAGAGCTCTCCTATGACTGTGGGCAAGGTGGAGACTGATTTGGCCTATGATGCGGATGTGGACGAGCTGGAACAGCCGACGGCCGAGCGCGAGATCATTTACGAGCTTTTCCAGCCGTGGGCCCTTAGCACATATGGCGATCAGGCCAAGACCAAGACGATAACACTGCGCAAGAAGGCGCGAATTCTTAAGGCACTCGAGGGCAAGGAGCACAGTCGCCCCGATAGCTCCAAGTTCCGTTTTTGGGTCAAGACAAAGG GCTTCACTACTAATAGACCCGAGGGCTTTGAAGAGGCTCCTGGCAGTCGGCGCTGCCTTAAAAGTCTTCCTAGCTCGGCCATTTTGTCGGATAATCCCGCTGATGTGGACCTATTTGCCGCATCCACCAGCAAGGGATTCGGTCGACGAACCTACCGCAAAGTGGCCTGTGTGGAAGAGTTCTTCGACATCATCTACAATGTGCACATGGAGCTGGGAGGACGCAGTGGCATGCACGCGGGTCAAAAACGCACCTACCGCATT ATCACTGAAACCTATGCGTTCTTGCCCCGTGAGGCGGTCACCCGCTTCCTGACCATTTGTCCCGAGTGCAAGAAGAACCTTCGCCCCTCCTCACCATCGGGGGGCGGAAAGGACTCCGACCTGGCCGGCAATGAGAGCTCCTCCGAAGTGGAGACCTACCTCAATTATTCATCGCACACGGAGAGCTCGCTGGAGGCGGGGCCAACTGCCAAGCGCCGTCGGCACTCGAGCGCCGAAATCAAGGCCTCACTGGCCAGTGGCTTGGCTGTCGGTGCGGGAAACGCCAGCAGCACGAGTGCCACTCAGTTGGATGTCCTGTGGACTGGAGTGCCCAGGAGTCGAAGCCCCAAGCCCCCAAAGGCGGCAGAGGCCGCTGTTGAAGCCACACCTGTTAGCGTGCCCAAAATCCGCATCAAGACCCAGTTGCAGCGTCCGTCGAGTCCGCAAGATCAGTCTCCTGCTGACCCGAGCACCGGTGCTCAATCCCAATCTCAGGTCCAACCCCAGTCCCAATCTCAGTCACAGTCACAATCCCATTCACAGCCAAGTGGCCAAGGCTTTGATGAACAGCTGCTAAAGTCGCGGGATAATCTGCTGCGATACTATCACTTCATGAGGCGCTTCTATGCCGGGGAACCGGTTTTAGCACCGCCCATCTACGGCAGCAGCCTGTTGCAGAGCCTCAGCTATCCAACCACCATCTCGACCGCGGCCACAGCAACCCCTACGACCCCTACCACAACTACCTCAGCTCCTGGCAAGATGCTGGCCCCTCCCAAGGCTGCGACTCCGCCACCCAATCCTCCCAAGATCAAGACCTCTCCGGATAGCTTGTTGCGGGCACGCACTCCTCCCGTGGCTTCAACAGCCACCTCCGCCGCGCCCAAAAACACAGCTCACACTCCAATTAATCTAACGAAATCTATATTTTCCAGCCTGAAAACCGGACATGCACCATCCACATCGACGCCAGTTCCACTCAAGGTGGAACTGCCCAGTCCACCAAAACCACTGCCGGAACTACGCATTCCCCATCTGCGCGGCATGCCGCCAGTGGAGCTAGCCTTGCCACTGCCGCCTTTGGACTTGGAGCGATTGAAGCCCATCACTTCGACATACTTGCAGTTGACACGCAGCATGGGACTCAGCGATGAGGATGCCTTGCGGTTCGACAATCTG TTTCTCTTTTCTCTGACATGCTTGGCTTATAAATGTAACCCAACTAATGCAATGCTAACGAGCGAGAAAGACAATGACAGAAATGCACTTTTGTCGGCCGAACAACTACCACCAGGCTGTCAGCCACACGACTACAAAGAACTGCAACCAAATCACCCATGA
- the LOC117148796 gene encoding uncharacterized protein LOC117148796: protein MKFESLLIVCISLLLQLWMGATMPMDKALPPSVYAQARRWNLHETVVNNMRITKRPWIVTKTEKCGKIIRETYMLSPNEEELIRRTEVMLMQIQGQLECLFSQLQSTLGFGSVYNNPFLNPVGFGFSDYNLFQNFPFIPEFKPHRIPTGEDRRHENNPRREDPRLNEQDAWNLRPQEVPQIDESIPNRESDSDRWVPNPTSTHRPMVPLPTLAPPSLTDTEPIWVPVPDPTSTERSSVPLPTLAPKGKGTDSAIDDFLAKVDLTVADIKEEDGQLVTTIVDKQGRVLSASFALSNKNGQGGAENYQSRTAK from the exons ATGAAGTTCGAAAGTCTTCTGATTGTTTGCATAAGTTTGCTACTTCAATTATGG ATGGGAGCAACTATGCCTATGGACAAGGCACTCCCGCCCTCTGTGTATGCACAGGCTAGGCGTTGGAACCTGCATGAAACAGTTGTTAATAATATGCGGATAACTAAAAGGCCGTGGATAGTCACAAAAACTGAAAAGTGCGGCAAGATAATTAGGGAAACCTACATGTTGAGCCCCAACGAAGAGGAACTCATAAGGAGAACGGAAGTCATGCTCATGCAAATTCAAGGACAATTGGAATGTTTATTTAGCCAGTTGCAATCGACATTAGGATTTGGCAGTGTCTACAATAATCCCTTCCTTAATCCGGTCGGATTTGGTTTTTCCGACTATAACCTCTTCCAAAACTTTCCGTTTATCCCGGAATTTAAACCGCATCGTATTCCTACCGGAGAAGATCGCAGGCATGAAAATAATCCTCGCCGAGAAGATCCCCGGTTGAATGAGCAGGATGCGTGGAATTTACGCCCTCAAGAAGTCCCCCAAATAGATGAAAGCATTCCCAATAGGGAGTCGGATAGTGATAGATGGGTGCCAAATCCAACATCCACACACCGGCCTATGGTACCTTTGCCTACCCTGGCACCCCCAAGCTTGACTGATACGGAGCCCATATGGGTTCCCGTCCCTGATCCAACATCAACCGAGCGAAGCTCCGTCCCACTGCCCACACTCGCACCCAAAGGCAAAGGAACTGACTCGGCAATCGATGACTTTTTGGCAAAGGTGGATCTCACTGTTGCGGACATCAAGGAGGAGGATGGCCAGCTGGTCACCACAATTGTGGACAAGCAAGGACGAGTTCTAAGTGCCAGTTTTGCACTGAGCAATAAGAACGGACAAGGGGGTGCGGAAAACTATCAAAGTCGCACTGCAAaatga
- the LOC117148787 gene encoding uncharacterized protein LOC117148787, whose protein sequence is MQYSYLLAICVSLLLLKLEGAAATSLSTEPTLELLNAARQIGLDEVGLREMWNSRQPLVIRNQNDAGQVTSVTYELSPDLRSISRRTVSEGILPARLEDNSGSKPQQDWEYVPRAGRQFRPFGESNFGTGNFDTKIFSSEFPRFPNWELPAGVTPKVTTKTETDSLGRKVTTTTRTYSGTLVPESSVFKQIFPDISREPGPINTDSSHPAENPDTAAFSASRTGPIDFNYVYNSRPYQKEPAFVPVIDSTTTQRTSVPLPTLAIPKDDGSDLVIDDYLKKVDLTASEIENSNGEVVKTIIDKNGRILTARFVLSSVKGTGEGSQQQRPTK, encoded by the exons ATGCAGTACTCCTATCTACTGGCAATCTGTGTAAGCTTGCTGCTTCTAAAGCTGGAG GGAGCAGCTGCCACTTCTTTGTCCACCGAACCGACTCTGGAACTTTTGAATGCGGCCAGGCAAATAGGATTGGATGAAGTTGGCTTGCGAGAAATGTGGAATAGCCGGCAGCCGCTGGTTATCAGAAATCAAAACGATGCTGGTCAGGTCACCTCTGTGACCTATGAGCTAAGTCCGGATCTCAGATCGATTTCAAGACGCACGGTCTCCGAGGGAATACTGCCTGCCAGGCTAGAGGATAATTCCGGCTCTAAGCCCCAGCAAGATTGGGAGTATGTGCCAAGGGCCGGGCGTCAGTTCCGGCCCTTTGGAGAATCTAACTTCGGGACAGGTAATTTCGACACTAAGATATTTAGCTCGGAATTTCCGAGATTTCCGAACTGGGAGCTGCCAGCAGGAGTTACTCCGAAAGTTACAACCAAGACGGAAACGGATAGCTTGGGACGCAAGGTGACCACCACAACCAGAACTTATAGCGGCACTCTGGTCCCAGAAAGTAGTGTATTCAAGCAGATATTCCCCGACATCTCCAGAGAGCCTGGTCCAATTAACACGGACTCAAGCCACCCAGCCGAAAATCCTGACACCGCAGCCTTTTCCGCATCTCGTACTGGACCTATTGATTTTAACTATGTATATAATTCCCGACCATACCAAAAGGAACCCGCCTTTGTGCCAGTGATTGACTCAACCACCACGCAGCGGACTTCAGTTCCCCTGCCCACCCTCGCAATACCAAAAGACGACGGATCAGATCTAGTCATAGATGATTATTTGAAAAAAGTGGATCTAACTGCCTCAGAAATTGAGAACTCGAATGGTGAAGTGGTCAAGACAATTATCGACAAGAACGGTAGAATTCTAACTGCCAGATTTGTTCTAAGCTCAGTCAAAGGAACTGGCGAAGGATCTCAGCAGCAGAGGCCGACCAAGTAA